The proteins below are encoded in one region of Helianthus annuus cultivar XRQ/B chromosome 2, HanXRQr2.0-SUNRISE, whole genome shotgun sequence:
- the LOC110886493 gene encoding uncharacterized protein LOC110886493, whose translation MAGQDRWVWSLCPSGEFNVASIKNIAATFGRTAPVYPFFWNNFVPKKVGIVSWRAVMERLPTRNALAARNIDIGDPSCPFCGEYAETCDHIFVSCHFAQVIWLVIAQWCNIQPVIAFSLKDLLDAHVVMAGSKKRKKVFSAIFQVVIWSIWKMRNAVVFGNEYPNISKVVEESKSMSFLWIKHRTNSLDWTWNEWKSFRFVM comes from the coding sequence ATGGCGGGGCAAGACCGGTGGGTGTGGAGTTTATGTCCGTCGGGCGAATTCAATGTGGCAAGTATCAAAAATATTGCAGCAACATTTGGTAGAACGGCTCCTGTGTACCCATTTTTTTGGAATAACTTCGTTCCTAAAAAGGTTGGGATTGTTTCATGGCGGGCGGTTATGGAAAGGCTCCCTACTCGAAATGCATTGGCTGCCAGGAACATTGATATTGGGGACCCGAGTTGCCCCTTCTGTGGTGAGTATGCTGAAACATGCGACCATATTTTCGTGTCTTGTCATTTTGCTCAAGTTATTTGGCTTGTTATCGCCCAATGGTGCAATATCCAGCCTGTGATCGCATTCAGCCTCAAAGACCTACTGGATGCCCATGTTGTTATGGCCGGCTCCAAAAAGAGGAAGAAAGTATTCAGTGCAATTTTCCAGGTCGTCATTTGGAGCATCTGGAAGATGAGAAATGCGGTTGTCTTTGGTAACGAATATCCTAATATCTCCAAAGTGGTGGAAGAATCAAAATCGATGAGCTTTCTTTGGATTAAGCATCGGACAAACTCTCTCGACTGGACTTGGAATGAATGGAAAAGTTTTCGGTTTGTAATGTAA
- the LOC110886505 gene encoding uncharacterized protein LOC110886505: MPSSSWWSSSSDDEEEMFFANAVLRAGQILIKEEEEEEDVSFENVITRRIQINRDRQGAHEKLLNDYFSDEPLYNDEIFRRRFRMSRRLFTRIANDLAGLDPFFTQRPDARNYEGFTTLQKCTAAIRQLAYGTMADALDEYLQMSARTTRECLYRFCHNEVKLYSKKYLCKPNSYDVQQLYQAHEARHGFPVTVTMTKTIYSMSDQGTLDAYRQLSSSPKDEGTSSQPTPSGYSADTEEGIFVFKAQSEEPFPPKNR; this comes from the exons ATGCCATCTAGTTCTTGGTGGTCCTCGTCTTCAGATGACGAAGAGGAGATGTTTTTCGCAAACGCTGTGCTACGGGCGGGGCAGATTCTTATtaaagaggaagaggaagaggaagacgtCTCGTTTGAAAACGTTATTACCAGACGAATACAGATTAACAGAGACCGCCAAG GAGCGCACGAGAAATTGCTGAACGATTATTTTTCGGATGAACCACTTTACAATGACGAGATTTTCAGACGCAGGTTCCGAATGAGTCGCCGGTTATTCACACGGATTGCTAATGATTTGGCGGGGCTAGACCCGTTTTTCACGCAACGACCTGATGCTCGAAATTATGAAGGGTTCACCACGTTACAAAAGTGTACtgcggccattcgccaactggcGTACGGGACAATGGCCGACGCTTTGGACGAGTACTTACAAATGTCGGCAAGAACTACGCGGGAATGCTTGTATCGGTTTTGCCATAATGAGGTGAAACTGTATAGCAAAAAATATTTGTGTAAACCAAACTCGTATGATGTTCAGCAGTTGTACCAAGCTCATGAAGCACGGCACGGGTTTCCGGTGACGGTGACGATGACGAAGACGA tttacagtatgagtgaccaaggaacTTTGGACGCTTACCGTCAACTGTCTAGTTCACCTAAAGACGAAGGAACTTCTTCCCAGCCTACCCCCTCGGGGTATTCGGCTGACACCGAAGAAGGGATTTTCGTATTCAAAgcacaatctgaagagccattccctcccaaGAACAGATGA